The window CGAACGCCGGTAGCCGTCATCCGGGAAGGACGTCATAGCTCACCACTATGACCCGCTGACTGGACCCGTCGATCGCGCGGGTTCTGGCACTTCTGGCCGTTCCAGCCGTGCCGCACGCTCAGCGTCATTGTCTTGGGAACAGACGGGAGCGTGAGATGAAGATCGGTGTCCCTCGTGAAGTCAAGAACCACGAGTACCGGGTCGCGGTGACGCCCGCGGGCGTGCACGAATTCACTTCGGCCGGGCATGAGGTGTTCGTCGAGCGCGGAGCCGGCGAAGGGTCCTCCGTACGCGACGAGGACTACGCCGCAGCTGGGGCGAAGGTGCTCGACAGTGCCGACGACGTCTGGGCGGCCGGAGAGCTCGTGCTCAAGGTCAAGGAGCCGATCGCGGAGGAGTACCACCGCCTGCGCCGCGACCAGCTGCTGTTCACGTACCTGCACCTCGCCGCGAGCGAGCCGTGCACGCGGGCGCTGCTGGACGCGGGCACGACGTCGGTGGCCTACGAGACCGTGCAGCTGCCGAACGGTTCGCTGCCCCTGCTGTTCCCGATGAGCGAGGTCGCCGGACGGCTGGCCCCGCAGGTCGGCGCGCAGACGCTGATGCGCGCCAACGGCGGCCGGGGTGTGCTCATCGGCGGCGTCTCCGGGGTGGCCCCGGCGCGGGTGGTCGTCCTCGGCGCCGGTGTCGCGGGCATGAACGCGGTCGCCGGCGCGGCCGGGACCTGGGCCGACGTCGTCCTGTTCGACAAGAACGTCGACAAGCTCCGTGCCGCCGACCGGATGTACCAGGGCCGGATCCGCACCGCCGCGGCCAACGCGTACTCGATCGAAGAGGCCGTGCTCGAAGCAGACCTCGTGATCGGCGCG of the Amycolatopsis lurida genome contains:
- the ald gene encoding alanine dehydrogenase, with product MKIGVPREVKNHEYRVAVTPAGVHEFTSAGHEVFVERGAGEGSSVRDEDYAAAGAKVLDSADDVWAAGELVLKVKEPIAEEYHRLRRDQLLFTYLHLAASEPCTRALLDAGTTSVAYETVQLPNGSLPLLFPMSEVAGRLAPQVGAQTLMRANGGRGVLIGGVSGVAPARVVVLGAGVAGMNAVAGAAGTWADVVLFDKNVDKLRAADRMYQGRIRTAAANAYSIEEAVLEADLVIGAVLVPGAKAPSLVSNELVSRMKPGSVLVDISVDQGGCFEDTRPTTHAEPTFTVHDSVFYCVANMPGAVPHTSTYALTNVTLPYALELANNGLSGALARCPELRGGVSTVDGRLTSAPVGDALGIGSVSLDDVLG